TGCTCCTTGCTTCAAAGAACCTGAAACTGGAGGATGTGGTTGATATCCTTCAGAAACGCCACGGATAAATGTTGGCCGGCAAATAATGCTAACATTACTGTTTTTCTATCGCTTCCAGCAATGTCTCGATGGAAAACGGTTTGGTAAGAATGACATCGGCCCCAAGTTTCCTTGCGGTGGCAAGATGATCATTGGCGCTGATACGCCCCCCTCCTGAAATGGCTATGATTCTGGGCTTCGGCTGAAGTTTTTTTGCATGCAGAAGAACTTCTATCCCATCTGCCTCGGGCATAATGATGTCTGTTATGATTACATCAGGAACAAACACCTGCAGGGCTTTGATGGCTTCATTTCCGTTACTCGCAGTATATACTGCATAACCCTCATCTGCCAATGCTTCCTGAATGCCTTCCCTGACCAGTTTTTCATCATCTACTACCAGTATCTGCTTCATTTTT
The DNA window shown above is from Bacteroidales bacterium and carries:
- a CDS encoding response regulator, which translates into the protein MKQILVVDDEKLVREGIQEALADEGYAVYTASNGNEAIKALQVFVPDVIITDIIMPEADGIEVLLHAKKLQPKPRIIAISGGGRISANDHLATARKLGADVILTKPFSIETLLEAIEKQ